AGCTATATTTGTTACAAGTTAACAGCTAATGAACAATTTGGCCGAGGTTTTTTGTGTACGAGAAGATCAAGTCAGGATATGTTTACCAGGATCTGAATCATGAGGTCCTGGAGATGCTTCGGGATGGTATTGAAGTGACATCAGCTTCATTTTAAAGGAGGCAAGACCAGCACAGCTTCCATCATTTAAATTTACATGAGTCACCTCTACACCTTCTGGAAGAGACTCAGGGTCAACAGCGTAGTTGTGATTCTGCAGAAAATATGGAAAGCAGTCAAGTTTATAAAATGTAAAAATTATATTACAAAGTGAATACCCGGCTAAAAGTCTGAAGTACTGACTGCTctaatttaaactaaaaaactagACTCTCATCATCATGCTTCGAAAGTAGTACTTAAAATGGAAGTAAACATTGATGCAACTGTATGGAAAATTTTGGGAATTTACACAAAGCAGCATTCAGCTAGAGTTTGCTGTTTAACATACCTGAGCACTGATCTCGACGCAGCCATTTCGAAGGTTTCGAACAGGATGGTTTCCTCCATGATGACCAAATTTCATTTTGAATGTCTTACCCCCCAATGCTTGACCAAGTAACTGGTGACCCATACAAATGCCAAAAACAGGAATTTTTCCAATAAGTTCTTTTACCGCTTCAACTGCATAGGGAACTGCAGAGGGATCTCCTGGCCCATTGCTGAAGAGAACCCCATCGGGTTTCATCTTTAGAGTTTCAGACGCTGGCCATGTTGAAGGAACAACAGTGATTTTACAGCCATAGGATGCTAAGCGCCGAAGTATATTATGCTTGATTCCAAAATCATATGCAACAACCTTCATCCACCAGATGGACAAGATATTAGTTACCAcagcaatatttttttttccagaatcTAATAAACTCTAACTATACTGACATTAAAAGtttctttatttcttccattATCATTAAAATCCCAATCTGAGGCTGTTCTATCAACCCATTCATAAGGAGATTTGCATGAAACACCACTGATTAAATCCACACCTGCATAACGTAATatgttaataataaaaaaaattccattcaaaataaataaatttccACAATCAGAAGAAACAAGGACAGTAACTTACCCACAATGTCCCATGTACGAGACATTTCGAGAAGTTCTTCATCAGTTTTTGAATTTTCCGTGCTCAGGACTCCAATGAGGCTTCCGTCTTGTCTCAATCTTCGCGTAATTGCGCGAGTGTCTACATCATCTGTTACACGGTAGTACAGCCAAATGATCAGAGAATTTGAATTCCTCAGTTTACATGGAAGTGAGAAGTAGTCTTGTACAGGACGTAGAGGACTTACATATACCCATGATGTTCCTTTTAGCCAAATACTCATCAAGTGTCTCTTTGCATCTCCAATTTGAGGTGCTGAGAAAAACGCAACAGATAACAATAAACACCATATGTTTGATGACTGATTTAAAAAGCAGGGAATAGAGACCAAACCTGATGCTTAAACTTCTAATGACTAATCCTGCAAGAAAGCACTGCATCGATTCTTCATCGCCTGCCAGAGAAATTCCAAGAGTCAAAAAATTATTCAAACAAAAGTAACAGTTAGTCATGAAGAAAACTCTACACGCACCAAAATTGACCCCAGTATTCCCGATATGAGGGTTCGTCATCAAGACAAACTGGCCTGCATAACTGGGATCAGTAAGGATCTCCTGATACCTGCAATATCAGGAAATACAAATAGCTAGTAAATTAGACACCAAgaacaatttgaaaaaaaaaaaagaaaaaagcatcaatgaagaaagaaaagaaagtagaGAGCAAAGAAATCATTATTTTTTCTGCATGCTCTGAATAAATCTATGAGGTACATCAAGCATTCAGAATACAGGTAGCAAAGATAATTTAGTAAATAACTTATCCGTTATGAACGTAATGTTTCATAAATTAATAAGCAAAAGAATTTGTGTTACCCAGTTAAGGATGTATTAAAAACAACTTCTCCAACTTGGGTTCCAGAAGCACCAAATGATTTGGCCTTCCAAATTGAACCATCCTCGAGAACAAGTCTAGCATCTGCTACCTTCCATGGTCTTTCAACCAGACCTGCAGCTCATCCAGAAAAATATTGATTCATTCAGAGTTCTAATATTCTCTATAATTTGAAACAAATCTAAAATAAGGAGAATAAAAGGTCCTTGAGCTCATAAAATCAATTGACAACAATATATACTAAAAACAAACTTAATAGTACTGAGTCTAATAAAGGGAACGATTAGACTCAAACAAGATGTCAAGACAGGGCTAAAATGTCCCAGCTTATGGAGTAACTAAACAAAGCAGATAACTCTCAGGGGTTGGcctggtggcaattgacttgagccttggggtttgctccctttcaaggtctcaagttcgaaacccactgggtgcaaacaatttctgagggccatcggactgggtaaaacctgaattaaccgcggtgcacttgcgggaaactccttgctgagggcctgtgcacccccggGAATAGTCGGGGCTCGaagagactcggacacccggtgcaaatcaaaaaaaaaaaactaaacaaagCAGATGccaaaatccagaaaaatacaACAATATCTCACTTCACATATTTAACTCCATTGTCCCTTCCAGATATAGATAGTTACTTCACCATAGGTGTAACTTAATCGTTAACATTTTGCTCTTTAAAAGATTTTGTTCCTCATCTATATTTTTTACAATCACCTTTAATGAAATATAGGGTGTCAAGAACAATTATAACTCAACCAAGAATAATACAAAGAGCATGATTACAAGTCTTTTTGACTACTACCAAAAGAAACAATATTTTCTCTTTGCTTTTCTTAGATCTCTGTAAAAAATTTCACCTAGGATTTCCATTCCTAGTTTTATTTGCTCGAAATCTCTTGAAGTTGATGTCAAGATTTTAAATTTAGAGGGATTAAAACGAGCTTGAACTAAGAACAGAAGGACAGTGGGATGTAGTTGAGttagaaaacaaaagaatatCATCCCATATTTCCGCAAACATAACTATGTTTGTATATACACAAACAGTCATCCACTATTTCTCACCCTCACTATCATCTCACGCAAAATCACTTATAATGTATATCAGTTGCAGCTAACTGTACTAGTTACTACATTAGAATAGCACAATCAGCTCCTTGACTATGTGTCACACTTTCTTCCTCCATGTCTTCCAATATTTTCTAATAATTTTGCTGCAGGAcaataaattcaaaaaaaaaaaaaaacagaagaatTCAACAAAGCATAGCAGTTGATAATTGacagaaagagagaaaaaagacaAACCAGATGGTGCACCATCAGAGGAAAGGATTTTAGAAGAACATCCAACggtgaaaaccctaaaatttgcaGACTTTTTATTAGAAAACAATGCGCTGGTTATTGTCGTGGTGGACAACGGATTCTGAATCCTAATCGAACAATCCATAGCGCTTTCTGTAACTATACAATTCTTCTTCCTTATTGCTGCTTCTGGATTTGGGAAATTGAAATATTAAAATGGAGCCCTAGTTAGGTGGGCTTTTTACTAATTGGGCGTTAAAGTGGAATGGAGTCCTACGCGTAAGATTTGCACCAGGTAGCCTATTTTAAGGGTGCTATTTAAAAtctattcaaattttcaatttttttgaattttagccAAATAAGACAAACTTCGTACCTGCACTTTTAGGTCAGAGACTCAGACGTGTTTGAAGAAGAGGGCAAGCTACTACTTCTATTGCTTCTTTTAATTCCAATGTCCAAACTTCACTATTTGTATTACTTGTAGCATTTAGTTGTATAAATTGGCACCAGGCTACATCTTCTTACATCTGGTAGCCACTTTTTGCACCTCTTTCTAAACTTtagtcttttttttaaaaataatattaaaattttaatcggttttaataaattttaatctACTCGTGCTATTGTTGTTTATTATTTAAACTTTTGGGTATGA
Above is a window of Nicotiana tabacum cultivar K326 chromosome 8, ASM71507v2, whole genome shotgun sequence DNA encoding:
- the LOC107793380 gene encoding carbamoyl-phosphate synthase small chain, chloroplastic-like, with product MDCSIRIQNPLSTTTITSALFSNKKSANFRVFTVGCSSKILSSDGAPSGLVERPWKVADARLVLEDGSIWKAKSFGASGTQVGEVVFNTSLTGYQEILTDPSYAGQFVLMTNPHIGNTGVNFGDEESMQCFLAGLVIRSLSISTSNWRCKETLDEYLAKRNIMGIYDVDTRAITRRLRQDGSLIGVLSTENSKTDEELLEMSRTWDIVGVDLISGVSCKSPYEWVDRTASDWDFNDNGRNKETFNVVAYDFGIKHNILRRLASYGCKITVVPSTWPASETLKMKPDGVLFSNGPGDPSAVPYAVEAVKELIGKIPVFGICMGHQLLGQALGGKTFKMKFGHHGGNHPVRNLRNGCVEISAQNHNYAVDPESLPEGVEVTHVNLNDGSCAGLASFKMKLMSLQYHPEASPGPHDSDPVFGEFIQLMKQEKVKA